A genomic stretch from Apis cerana isolate GH-2021 linkage group LG9, AcerK_1.0, whole genome shotgun sequence includes:
- the LOC108000606 gene encoding serine/threonine-protein kinase dyf-5 isoform X2 — MNRYITLNQLGDGTFGSVVLGERIDTGEKVAIKRMKRKYYSWEEAMNLREVKSLKKLSHANVVKLKEVIRENDVLYFVFEYMKENLYQLMKDRDKLFPEPVIRNIVYQVLQGLAFMHKHGFFHRDMKPENLLCMGPELVKIADFGLAREIRSRPPYTDYVSTRWYRAPEVLLHSTTYNSPIDIWAVGCIMAELYTFRPLFPGKSEIDEIFKICSVIGTPEKDDWPEGYQLAAAMNFKFPNFSRTSLSVLIPNAGQEAVILMEDMLQWNPIKRPTAQQSLRYPYFQLNVPRVINSTKIGVATSQRDFVINKVNLPPPVLKSYNYSQQDALMGSRAQEKMIQSKEQEKTILPLVNHNSYMRQSNPQKLDEDDFAELLGKIVPENVNSKLVPERVYKENRANWNVNYLPENPRNWVLPAWNEPAPINWNQLQPNMKNGRKVSGKQHYFSLARYIAGQSASLSSRNGDSDQNKPRLMRNLVGQSVEKYEEFTDSFWMPRNSIENQAKRYYIPRNRYIADQTLRLPYPSVYGTQNIKNTDKGTLLPSNGTVVNTKGSGSLHGRTDWAAKYLK, encoded by the exons atgaatcgataCATAACGTTAAATCAATTAGGGGACGGAACGTTTGGTTCCGTTGTTCTTGGAGAACGTATCGACACTGGGGAGAAGGTTGccataaaaagaatgaaaagaaagtaCTATTCCTGGGAGGAGGCGATGAACCTGCGTGAAGTTaaa TCTTTGAAGAAACTTAGTCACGCGAATGTAGTCAAATTAAAGGAGGTAATTCGTGAAAATGACGTATTGTATTTCGTCTTCGAGTACATGAAGGAGAATCTCTACCAATTGATGAAGGATAG GGACAAACTTTTCCCTGAGCCGGTAATCAGGAATATCGTGTATCAAGTGCTTCAAGGATTGGCGTTCATGCATAAACATGGCTTCTTCCACCGTGACATGAAgcctgaaaatttattatgcatgGGACCGGAACTAGTGAAGATTGCTGATTTCGGTCTGGCCAGGGAAATACGATCAAGACCCCCATATACGGATTACGTATCCACGAGATG GTATAGAGCGCCGGAAGTTCTACTCCATTCGACGACCTATAACAGCCCAATCGATATTTGGGCGGTAGGTTGCATCATGGCCGAATTGTACACGTTCCGGCCACTTTTCCCCGGGAAAAGCGAAATCGacgagatttttaaaatttgctcGGTGATCGGCACACCGGAGAAGGATGATTGGCCGGAAGGTTATCAACTGGCAGCCgctatgaatttcaaatttccaaatttctctCGAACATCGTTGAGCGTATTAATACCGAATGCTGGTCAAGAAGCGGTAATACTTATGGAAGATATGCTACAATGGAATCCCATCAAAAGACCGACGGCACAACAGTCCCTGAG GTATCCCTATTTCCAATTGAACGTGCCACGAGTAATTAATAGTACAAAGATCGGGGTCGCGACGTCTCAACGCGATTTTGTAATAAACAAAGTAAATCTTCCACCTCCGGTTCTTAAATCGTACAATTACTCTCAGCAAGACGCCTTGATGGGATCCAG AGCCCAAGAGAAAATGATACAATCCAAGGAACAAGAGAAAACGATACTCCCACTGGTGAATCATAATAGTTACATGCGCCAAAGTAATCCTCAAAAGTTGGACGAGGATGATTTTGCCGAGTTGTTGGG CAAGATCGTTCCCGAGAACGTGAACTCAAAGCTAGTCCCAGAACGAGTATACAAAGAGAACCGTGCCAATTGGAATGTGAATTATTTGCCAGAAAATCCGAGGAATTGGGTGTTGCCGGCTTGGAACGAGCCAGCCCCGATTAATTGGAACCAGTTACAACCGAATATGAAGAATGGTCGAAAAGTTTCTGGGAAACAACATTACTTCAGCTTGGCTCGATACATCGCAGGCCAGAGCGCGAGCTTATCGTCCAG AAACGGTGATTCCGACCAGAACAAGCCTAGATTAATGCGGAATCTTGTTGGTCAATCGGTGGAGAAGTACGAGGAATTCACCGATTCTTTCTGGATGCCTAGGAACTCTATTGAGAATCAAGCAAAACGATATTACATTCCACGAAACCGTTACATCGCCGATCAAACTTTAAGATTGCCTTATCCTAGCGTTTATGGTACGCAAAATATTA AAAATACGGATAAAGGAACGCTACTACCGAGCAATGGAACTGTGGTGAACACGAAAGGCAGCGGAAGCCTTCATGGTCGAACCGACTGGGCTGCTAAATATCTCAAATGA
- the LOC108000606 gene encoding serine/threonine-protein kinase dyf-5 isoform X1 yields MNRYITLNQLGDGTFGSVVLGERIDTGEKVAIKRMKRKYYSWEEAMNLREVKSLKKLSHANVVKLKEVIRENDVLYFVFEYMKENLYQLMKDRDKLFPEPVIRNIVYQVLQGLAFMHKHGFFHRDMKPENLLCMGPELVKIADFGLAREIRSRPPYTDYVSTRWYRAPEVLLHSTTYNSPIDIWAVGCIMAELYTFRPLFPGKSEIDEIFKICSVIGTPEKDDWPEGYQLAAAMNFKFPNFSRTSLSVLIPNAGQEAVILMEDMLQWNPIKRPTAQQSLRYPYFQLNVPRVINSTKIGVATSQRDFVINKVNLPPPVLKSYNYSQQDALMGSRAQEKMIQSKEQEKTILPLVNHNSYMRQSNPQKLDEDDFAELLGSKIVPENVNSKLVPERVYKENRANWNVNYLPENPRNWVLPAWNEPAPINWNQLQPNMKNGRKVSGKQHYFSLARYIAGQSASLSSRNGDSDQNKPRLMRNLVGQSVEKYEEFTDSFWMPRNSIENQAKRYYIPRNRYIADQTLRLPYPSVYGTQNIKNTDKGTLLPSNGTVVNTKGSGSLHGRTDWAAKYLK; encoded by the exons atgaatcgataCATAACGTTAAATCAATTAGGGGACGGAACGTTTGGTTCCGTTGTTCTTGGAGAACGTATCGACACTGGGGAGAAGGTTGccataaaaagaatgaaaagaaagtaCTATTCCTGGGAGGAGGCGATGAACCTGCGTGAAGTTaaa TCTTTGAAGAAACTTAGTCACGCGAATGTAGTCAAATTAAAGGAGGTAATTCGTGAAAATGACGTATTGTATTTCGTCTTCGAGTACATGAAGGAGAATCTCTACCAATTGATGAAGGATAG GGACAAACTTTTCCCTGAGCCGGTAATCAGGAATATCGTGTATCAAGTGCTTCAAGGATTGGCGTTCATGCATAAACATGGCTTCTTCCACCGTGACATGAAgcctgaaaatttattatgcatgGGACCGGAACTAGTGAAGATTGCTGATTTCGGTCTGGCCAGGGAAATACGATCAAGACCCCCATATACGGATTACGTATCCACGAGATG GTATAGAGCGCCGGAAGTTCTACTCCATTCGACGACCTATAACAGCCCAATCGATATTTGGGCGGTAGGTTGCATCATGGCCGAATTGTACACGTTCCGGCCACTTTTCCCCGGGAAAAGCGAAATCGacgagatttttaaaatttgctcGGTGATCGGCACACCGGAGAAGGATGATTGGCCGGAAGGTTATCAACTGGCAGCCgctatgaatttcaaatttccaaatttctctCGAACATCGTTGAGCGTATTAATACCGAATGCTGGTCAAGAAGCGGTAATACTTATGGAAGATATGCTACAATGGAATCCCATCAAAAGACCGACGGCACAACAGTCCCTGAG GTATCCCTATTTCCAATTGAACGTGCCACGAGTAATTAATAGTACAAAGATCGGGGTCGCGACGTCTCAACGCGATTTTGTAATAAACAAAGTAAATCTTCCACCTCCGGTTCTTAAATCGTACAATTACTCTCAGCAAGACGCCTTGATGGGATCCAG AGCCCAAGAGAAAATGATACAATCCAAGGAACAAGAGAAAACGATACTCCCACTGGTGAATCATAATAGTTACATGCGCCAAAGTAATCCTCAAAAGTTGGACGAGGATGATTTTGCCGAGTTGTTGGG TAGCAAGATCGTTCCCGAGAACGTGAACTCAAAGCTAGTCCCAGAACGAGTATACAAAGAGAACCGTGCCAATTGGAATGTGAATTATTTGCCAGAAAATCCGAGGAATTGGGTGTTGCCGGCTTGGAACGAGCCAGCCCCGATTAATTGGAACCAGTTACAACCGAATATGAAGAATGGTCGAAAAGTTTCTGGGAAACAACATTACTTCAGCTTGGCTCGATACATCGCAGGCCAGAGCGCGAGCTTATCGTCCAG AAACGGTGATTCCGACCAGAACAAGCCTAGATTAATGCGGAATCTTGTTGGTCAATCGGTGGAGAAGTACGAGGAATTCACCGATTCTTTCTGGATGCCTAGGAACTCTATTGAGAATCAAGCAAAACGATATTACATTCCACGAAACCGTTACATCGCCGATCAAACTTTAAGATTGCCTTATCCTAGCGTTTATGGTACGCAAAATATTA AAAATACGGATAAAGGAACGCTACTACCGAGCAATGGAACTGTGGTGAACACGAAAGGCAGCGGAAGCCTTCATGGTCGAACCGACTGGGCTGCTAAATATCTCAAATGA
- the LOC108000541 gene encoding 2-oxoglutarate and iron-dependent oxygenase domain-containing protein 3 isoform X3, producing the protein MTQEVKKGKKKQVEKENQKEKKFEKNIKENTVENIKVKYGSSIRFPYQRVWSRFALIFPVLFIVWYSSKQGKEIYLAKQKEILLSRTLNIECSSDYEAETNKYPECVPEKCGSDGGASILDLHSGALSKGQGFIDIYSLSETKKIFNSSDFAIYNIYRTIKTKIQHAIAHNFGISSNKIFLTKPTFFSRMTNISAKTIHDEYWHPHIDKDTYKSFHYTTLLYLNDFGRDFEGGRFVFIDKNNVKTIIEPRKGRLSMFTSGSENLHAVEKVQSGTRYALTISFTCNPDAAISDPDYRIK; encoded by the exons atgacacAAGaagttaaaaaaggaaaaaagaagcaagtagaaaaagaaaatcaaaaagaaaaaaaattcgaaaaaaatataaaagaaaatacagttgaaaatattaaagt AAAATATGGATCTTCTATAAGATTTCCTTATCAAAGAGTATGGTCTCGCTTTGCCCTTATATTTCCAGTATTGTTCATAGTTTGGTATAGTAGTAAACAgggtaaagaaatttatttagcaaaacaaaaagaaattttattaagtcgTACTCTAAATATTGAATGTTCAAGTGATTATGAAGCagaaacaaacaaatatcCTGAATGTGTACCTGAAAAAT GTGGTTCTGATGGTGGTGCAAGTATATTAGATCTTCATTCTGGTGCATTAAGTAAAGGTCAAggttttatagatatttactCATTatcagaaacaaaaaaaatattcaatagttCTGACTTTGCAATTTATaa TATTTACAGAACAATAAAAACTAAGATACAACATGCAATAGCACACAATTTTGGaatatcttcaaataaaatatttttaacaaagcctacatttttttctcgaatgaCAAATATATCTGCAAAAACTATACATGATGAATATTGGCATCCTCATATTGACAAA gACACATACAAATCTTTTCATTATACAACTTTACTTTACTTAAATGATTTTGGAAGAGATTTTGAAGGAGGCCgatttgtatttattgataaaaataatgtcaaAACAATAATAGAACCTCGTAAAG gtaGATTATCTATGTTTACTTCAGGTAGTGAAAATTTACATGCAGTTGAAAAAGTACAATCGGGTACTCGATATGCATTGACCATATCTTTTACATGTAATCCAGATGCCGCTATTTCCGATCCagattatcgaataaaataa
- the LOC108000541 gene encoding 2-oxoglutarate and iron-dependent oxygenase domain-containing protein 3 isoform X1, whose amino-acid sequence MTQEVKKGKKKQVEKENQKEKKFEKNIKENTVENIKVKYGSSIRFPYQRVWSRFALIFPVLFIVWYSSKQGKEIYLAKQKEILLSRTLNIECSSDYEAETNKYPECVPEKCGRIVMDKLVLSTESDILLKIAVNGLNLGGSDGGASILDLHSGALSKGQGFIDIYSLSETKKIFNSSDFAIYNIYRTIKTKIQHAIAHNFGISSNKIFLTKPTFFSRMTNISAKTIHDEYWHPHIDKDTYKSFHYTTLLYLNDFGRDFEGGRFVFIDKNNVKTIIEPRKGRLSMFTSGSENLHAVEKVQSGTRYALTISFTCNPDAAISDPDYRIK is encoded by the exons atgacacAAGaagttaaaaaaggaaaaaagaagcaagtagaaaaagaaaatcaaaaagaaaaaaaattcgaaaaaaatataaaagaaaatacagttgaaaatattaaagt AAAATATGGATCTTCTATAAGATTTCCTTATCAAAGAGTATGGTCTCGCTTTGCCCTTATATTTCCAGTATTGTTCATAGTTTGGTATAGTAGTAAACAgggtaaagaaatttatttagcaaaacaaaaagaaattttattaagtcgTACTCTAAATATTGAATGTTCAAGTGATTATGAAGCagaaacaaacaaatatcCTGAATGTGTACCTGAAAAATGTGGGAGAATAGTTATGGATAAATTAGTATTATCAACAGAaagtgatatattattaaaaatagcagTAAATGGTTTGAATTTAGGTGGTTCTGATGGTGGTGCAAGTATATTAGATCTTCATTCTGGTGCATTAAGTAAAGGTCAAggttttatagatatttactCATTatcagaaacaaaaaaaatattcaatagttCTGACTTTGCAATTTATaa TATTTACAGAACAATAAAAACTAAGATACAACATGCAATAGCACACAATTTTGGaatatcttcaaataaaatatttttaacaaagcctacatttttttctcgaatgaCAAATATATCTGCAAAAACTATACATGATGAATATTGGCATCCTCATATTGACAAA gACACATACAAATCTTTTCATTATACAACTTTACTTTACTTAAATGATTTTGGAAGAGATTTTGAAGGAGGCCgatttgtatttattgataaaaataatgtcaaAACAATAATAGAACCTCGTAAAG gtaGATTATCTATGTTTACTTCAGGTAGTGAAAATTTACATGCAGTTGAAAAAGTACAATCGGGTACTCGATATGCATTGACCATATCTTTTACATGTAATCCAGATGCCGCTATTTCCGATCCagattatcgaataaaataa
- the LOC108000541 gene encoding 2-oxoglutarate and iron-dependent oxygenase domain-containing protein 3 isoform X4 yields MTQEVKKGKKKQVEKENQKEKKFEKNIKENTVENIKVKYGSSIRFPYQRVWSRFALIFPVLFIVWYSSKQGKEIYLAKQKEILLSRTLNIECSSDYEAETNKYPECVPEKCGSDGGASILDLHSGALSKGQGFIDIYSLSETKKIFNSSDFAIYKTIKTKIQHAIAHNFGISSNKIFLTKPTFFSRMTNISAKTIHDEYWHPHIDKDTYKSFHYTTLLYLNDFGRDFEGGRFVFIDKNNVKTIIEPRKGRLSMFTSGSENLHAVEKVQSGTRYALTISFTCNPDAAISDPDYRIK; encoded by the exons atgacacAAGaagttaaaaaaggaaaaaagaagcaagtagaaaaagaaaatcaaaaagaaaaaaaattcgaaaaaaatataaaagaaaatacagttgaaaatattaaagt AAAATATGGATCTTCTATAAGATTTCCTTATCAAAGAGTATGGTCTCGCTTTGCCCTTATATTTCCAGTATTGTTCATAGTTTGGTATAGTAGTAAACAgggtaaagaaatttatttagcaaaacaaaaagaaattttattaagtcgTACTCTAAATATTGAATGTTCAAGTGATTATGAAGCagaaacaaacaaatatcCTGAATGTGTACCTGAAAAAT GTGGTTCTGATGGTGGTGCAAGTATATTAGATCTTCATTCTGGTGCATTAAGTAAAGGTCAAggttttatagatatttactCATTatcagaaacaaaaaaaatattcaatagttCTGACTTTGCAATTTATaa AACAATAAAAACTAAGATACAACATGCAATAGCACACAATTTTGGaatatcttcaaataaaatatttttaacaaagcctacatttttttctcgaatgaCAAATATATCTGCAAAAACTATACATGATGAATATTGGCATCCTCATATTGACAAA gACACATACAAATCTTTTCATTATACAACTTTACTTTACTTAAATGATTTTGGAAGAGATTTTGAAGGAGGCCgatttgtatttattgataaaaataatgtcaaAACAATAATAGAACCTCGTAAAG gtaGATTATCTATGTTTACTTCAGGTAGTGAAAATTTACATGCAGTTGAAAAAGTACAATCGGGTACTCGATATGCATTGACCATATCTTTTACATGTAATCCAGATGCCGCTATTTCCGATCCagattatcgaataaaataa
- the LOC108000541 gene encoding 2-oxoglutarate and iron-dependent oxygenase domain-containing protein 3 isoform X2, which translates to MTQEVKKGKKKQVEKENQKEKKFEKNIKENTVENIKVKYGSSIRFPYQRVWSRFALIFPVLFIVWYSSKQGKEIYLAKQKEILLSRTLNIECSSDYEAETNKYPECVPEKCGRIVMDKLVLSTESDILLKIAVNGLNLGGSDGGASILDLHSGALSKGQGFIDIYSLSETKKIFNSSDFAIYKTIKTKIQHAIAHNFGISSNKIFLTKPTFFSRMTNISAKTIHDEYWHPHIDKDTYKSFHYTTLLYLNDFGRDFEGGRFVFIDKNNVKTIIEPRKGRLSMFTSGSENLHAVEKVQSGTRYALTISFTCNPDAAISDPDYRIK; encoded by the exons atgacacAAGaagttaaaaaaggaaaaaagaagcaagtagaaaaagaaaatcaaaaagaaaaaaaattcgaaaaaaatataaaagaaaatacagttgaaaatattaaagt AAAATATGGATCTTCTATAAGATTTCCTTATCAAAGAGTATGGTCTCGCTTTGCCCTTATATTTCCAGTATTGTTCATAGTTTGGTATAGTAGTAAACAgggtaaagaaatttatttagcaaaacaaaaagaaattttattaagtcgTACTCTAAATATTGAATGTTCAAGTGATTATGAAGCagaaacaaacaaatatcCTGAATGTGTACCTGAAAAATGTGGGAGAATAGTTATGGATAAATTAGTATTATCAACAGAaagtgatatattattaaaaatagcagTAAATGGTTTGAATTTAGGTGGTTCTGATGGTGGTGCAAGTATATTAGATCTTCATTCTGGTGCATTAAGTAAAGGTCAAggttttatagatatttactCATTatcagaaacaaaaaaaatattcaatagttCTGACTTTGCAATTTATaa AACAATAAAAACTAAGATACAACATGCAATAGCACACAATTTTGGaatatcttcaaataaaatatttttaacaaagcctacatttttttctcgaatgaCAAATATATCTGCAAAAACTATACATGATGAATATTGGCATCCTCATATTGACAAA gACACATACAAATCTTTTCATTATACAACTTTACTTTACTTAAATGATTTTGGAAGAGATTTTGAAGGAGGCCgatttgtatttattgataaaaataatgtcaaAACAATAATAGAACCTCGTAAAG gtaGATTATCTATGTTTACTTCAGGTAGTGAAAATTTACATGCAGTTGAAAAAGTACAATCGGGTACTCGATATGCATTGACCATATCTTTTACATGTAATCCAGATGCCGCTATTTCCGATCCagattatcgaataaaataa
- the LOC108000606 gene encoding serine/threonine-protein kinase dyf-5 isoform X3 produces MNRYITLNQLGDGTFGSVVLGERIDTGEKVAIKRMKRKYYSWEEAMNLREVKSLKKLSHANVVKLKEVIRENDVLYFVFEYMKENLYQLMKDRDKLFPEPVIRNIVYQVLQGLAFMHKHGFFHRDMKPENLLCMGPELVKIADFGLAREIRSRPPYTDYVSTRWYRAPEVLLHSTTYNSPIDIWAVGCIMAELYTFRPLFPGKSEIDEIFKICSVIGTPEKDDWPEGYQLAAAMNFKFPNFSRTSLSVLIPNAGQEAVILMEDMLQWNPIKRPTAQQSLRYPYFQLNVPRVINSTKIGVATSQRDFVINKVNLPPPVLKSYNYSQQDALMGSRAQEKMIQSKEQEKTILPLVNHNSYMRQSNPQKLDEDDFAELLGSKIVPENVNSKLVPERVYKENRANWNVNYLPENPRNWVLPAWNEPAPINWNQLQPNMKNGRKVSGKQHYFSLARYIAGQSASLSSRNGDSDQNKPRLMRNLVGQSVEKYEEFTDSFWMPRNSIENQAKRYYIPRNRYIADQTLRLPYPSVYENTDKGTLLPSNGTVVNTKGSGSLHGRTDWAAKYLK; encoded by the exons atgaatcgataCATAACGTTAAATCAATTAGGGGACGGAACGTTTGGTTCCGTTGTTCTTGGAGAACGTATCGACACTGGGGAGAAGGTTGccataaaaagaatgaaaagaaagtaCTATTCCTGGGAGGAGGCGATGAACCTGCGTGAAGTTaaa TCTTTGAAGAAACTTAGTCACGCGAATGTAGTCAAATTAAAGGAGGTAATTCGTGAAAATGACGTATTGTATTTCGTCTTCGAGTACATGAAGGAGAATCTCTACCAATTGATGAAGGATAG GGACAAACTTTTCCCTGAGCCGGTAATCAGGAATATCGTGTATCAAGTGCTTCAAGGATTGGCGTTCATGCATAAACATGGCTTCTTCCACCGTGACATGAAgcctgaaaatttattatgcatgGGACCGGAACTAGTGAAGATTGCTGATTTCGGTCTGGCCAGGGAAATACGATCAAGACCCCCATATACGGATTACGTATCCACGAGATG GTATAGAGCGCCGGAAGTTCTACTCCATTCGACGACCTATAACAGCCCAATCGATATTTGGGCGGTAGGTTGCATCATGGCCGAATTGTACACGTTCCGGCCACTTTTCCCCGGGAAAAGCGAAATCGacgagatttttaaaatttgctcGGTGATCGGCACACCGGAGAAGGATGATTGGCCGGAAGGTTATCAACTGGCAGCCgctatgaatttcaaatttccaaatttctctCGAACATCGTTGAGCGTATTAATACCGAATGCTGGTCAAGAAGCGGTAATACTTATGGAAGATATGCTACAATGGAATCCCATCAAAAGACCGACGGCACAACAGTCCCTGAG GTATCCCTATTTCCAATTGAACGTGCCACGAGTAATTAATAGTACAAAGATCGGGGTCGCGACGTCTCAACGCGATTTTGTAATAAACAAAGTAAATCTTCCACCTCCGGTTCTTAAATCGTACAATTACTCTCAGCAAGACGCCTTGATGGGATCCAG AGCCCAAGAGAAAATGATACAATCCAAGGAACAAGAGAAAACGATACTCCCACTGGTGAATCATAATAGTTACATGCGCCAAAGTAATCCTCAAAAGTTGGACGAGGATGATTTTGCCGAGTTGTTGGG TAGCAAGATCGTTCCCGAGAACGTGAACTCAAAGCTAGTCCCAGAACGAGTATACAAAGAGAACCGTGCCAATTGGAATGTGAATTATTTGCCAGAAAATCCGAGGAATTGGGTGTTGCCGGCTTGGAACGAGCCAGCCCCGATTAATTGGAACCAGTTACAACCGAATATGAAGAATGGTCGAAAAGTTTCTGGGAAACAACATTACTTCAGCTTGGCTCGATACATCGCAGGCCAGAGCGCGAGCTTATCGTCCAG AAACGGTGATTCCGACCAGAACAAGCCTAGATTAATGCGGAATCTTGTTGGTCAATCGGTGGAGAAGTACGAGGAATTCACCGATTCTTTCTGGATGCCTAGGAACTCTATTGAGAATCAAGCAAAACGATATTACATTCCACGAAACCGTTACATCGCCGATCAAACTTTAAGATTGCCTTATCCTAGCGTTTATG AAAATACGGATAAAGGAACGCTACTACCGAGCAATGGAACTGTGGTGAACACGAAAGGCAGCGGAAGCCTTCATGGTCGAACCGACTGGGCTGCTAAATATCTCAAATGA